The Macaca thibetana thibetana isolate TM-01 chromosome 19, ASM2454274v1, whole genome shotgun sequence genome has a segment encoding these proteins:
- the SIGLECL1 gene encoding SIGLEC family-like protein 1 isoform X1, translating into MLPLLQLVPAKLLNSSCSLEKTLQCSCSFHGIPTPSVQWWMGGVPVGVDGMDGSLQVTSTVLGPWANSTISLTEEPEMGMRLLCEGKNQNRTHALSILLMSRKSSLASQAFVKGLIQGAIYAGVVIALLFLCLLPLIVKHIRKKQAKKAAAIRAKNSSKVRASQELAMSLKPEEPGKPIVTTFSESHILEKQDKRAS; encoded by the exons ATGCTTCCACTGCTACAGCTGG TACCTGCTAAGCTGCTCAACTCTTCTTGCTCCTTGGAGAAGACACTGCAGTGCAGCTGTTCCTTCCATGGGATTCCCACACCCTCTGTGCAGTGGTGGATGGGAGGAGTCCCCGTGGGTGTGGATGGCATGGACGGCAGCCTCCAAGTGACCTCCACCGTGCTTGGCCCCTGGGCTAACAGCACCATCAGCCTAACCGAAGAGCCAGAAATGGGCATGAGACTTCTCTGTGAGGGGAAGAACCAAAACAGAACCCACGCTTTGAGCATCCTACTGATGTCAA GAAAGAGTTCTTTGGCTTCCCAGGCCTTCGTGAAAGGGCTGATCCAGGGTGCTATCTATGCGGGAGTTGTAATTGCGctgctcttcctctgcctcctccctctcaT AGTAAAACATATCAGAAAGAAGCAGGCGAAGAAAGCTGCAGCAATCAGAGCAAAAAACAGCTCGAAAGTCAGAGCAAGCCAAGAACTCGCGATGTCTCTGAAGCCTGAGGAACCAGGAAAACCCATAGTCACCACATTTTCTGAGAGCCACATATTG GAAAAGCAAGATAAACGAGCCAGCTAA
- the SIGLECL1 gene encoding SIGLEC family-like protein 1 isoform X2, translating to MLPLLQLGKSSLASQAFVKGLIQGAIYAGVVIALLFLCLLPLIVKHIRKKQAKKAAAIRAKNSSKVRASQELAMSLKPEEPGKPIVTTFSESHILEKQDKRAS from the exons ATGCTTCCACTGCTACAGCTGG GAAAGAGTTCTTTGGCTTCCCAGGCCTTCGTGAAAGGGCTGATCCAGGGTGCTATCTATGCGGGAGTTGTAATTGCGctgctcttcctctgcctcctccctctcaT AGTAAAACATATCAGAAAGAAGCAGGCGAAGAAAGCTGCAGCAATCAGAGCAAAAAACAGCTCGAAAGTCAGAGCAAGCCAAGAACTCGCGATGTCTCTGAAGCCTGAGGAACCAGGAAAACCCATAGTCACCACATTTTCTGAGAGCCACATATTG GAAAAGCAAGATAAACGAGCCAGCTAA